A single region of the Dromaius novaehollandiae isolate bDroNov1 chromosome 27, bDroNov1.hap1, whole genome shotgun sequence genome encodes:
- the SIKE1 gene encoding suppressor of IKBKE 1, with product MACTIERVLADARTLLERLKEHDTAAESLIDQSAVLHRRVAAMREAGAAPAEKGLGSASERAGAPRLRPHVLLPQENTQIRDLQRENRELWISLEEHQDALELIMSKYRKQMLQLLQGRKAEEAEPVFKVHQANCLEIESQIDRIFEMGEVMRKAVQVDDDQFFKVQEKLAQLELENKELRELLSISKESVEVGKEDLPDSEAQVTK from the exons ATGGCCTGCACCATCGAGAGGGTCCTGGCGGACGCCAGGACGCTGCTGGAGCGGCTGAAGGAACACGACACCGCGGCCGAGTCGCTCATCGACCAGTCCGCCGTGCTGCACCGCCGCGTGGCCGCCATGAGGGAGGCGGGCGCGGCGCCGGCCGAGAAg ggcctgggcagcgCGTCGGAGCGGGCCGGCGCGCCCCGTCTGCGGCCGCACGTGCTGCTGCCCCAGGAGAACACGCAGATCCGCGACCTGCAGCGGGAGAACAGGG AGTTGTGGATCTCGCTGGAGGAACACCAGGATGCCTTAGAGCTCATCATGAGCAAGTACAGAAAGCAGATGCTGCAGCTGTTGCAAGGGAGAAAAGCTGAGGAGGCAGAGCCAGTCTTCAAAGTTCATCAGGCTAATTGTCTG GAAATTGAAAGTCAAATAGACAGAATATTTGAGATGGGAGAAGTGATGAGAAAAGCTGTTCAAGTTGATGATGATCAGTTCTTTAAAGTTCAAGAGAAACTAGCTCAGTTGGAG CTTGAAAACAAAGAGCTCCGTGAACTTTTGTCAATCAGCAAAGAATCTGTTGAGGTGGGGAAAGAAGATCTGCCTGACAGTGAAGCTCAGGTCACAAAGTAA